One region of Streptomyces leeuwenhoekii genomic DNA includes:
- the ppgK gene encoding polyphosphate--glucose phosphotransferase gives MQIFGVDIGGSGIKGAPVDLGRGELAQERCKVLTPHPATPDRVADGVKQVVDHFGWTGPVGLTFPGVVTGGATVRTAANVDSAWIDTDARALFGDRLGGLPVTVVNDADAAGVAEMHFGAGRGRRGTVIVLTFGTGIGSAVFTDGVLVPNTELGHLELDGHDAEKRASSKVKEDQDLSWEQWAHRVGRYLAHVEMLFSPELFIIGGGVSRKSRKFLHCIEGVKAEIVPAQLQNNAGIVGAAMRAAGTGETTATG, from the coding sequence ATGCAGATCTTCGGCGTGGACATCGGCGGTTCCGGCATCAAGGGCGCTCCCGTGGACCTCGGCAGGGGGGAGCTGGCGCAGGAGCGCTGCAAGGTGCTCACCCCGCATCCGGCGACGCCCGACCGGGTGGCCGACGGCGTGAAGCAGGTCGTCGACCACTTCGGCTGGACGGGGCCGGTGGGGCTGACCTTCCCGGGCGTGGTGACCGGCGGCGCCACCGTCCGCACGGCGGCGAACGTCGACAGCGCCTGGATCGACACCGACGCCCGCGCCCTGTTCGGCGACCGGCTCGGCGGCCTCCCGGTGACGGTGGTCAACGACGCGGACGCGGCGGGCGTCGCCGAGATGCACTTCGGTGCCGGACGCGGCCGCCGCGGCACCGTCATCGTCCTCACCTTCGGCACCGGCATCGGCAGCGCCGTCTTCACCGACGGCGTCCTCGTCCCCAACACCGAGCTGGGCCACCTGGAGCTCGACGGCCACGACGCGGAGAAGCGCGCCTCCAGCAAGGTCAAGGAGGACCAGGACCTGTCCTGGGAGCAGTGGGCCCACCGCGTCGGGAGGTACCTCGCCCACGTCGAGATGCTCTTCTCGCCCGAGCTGTTCATCATCGGCGGCGGCGTCAGCCGCAAGTCCCGCAAGTTCCTGCACTGCATCGAGGGCGTCAAGGCGGAGATCGTCCCGGCACAGCTCCAGAACAACGCGGGCATCGTCGGGGCGGCGATGCGGGCGGCCGGGACGGGGGAGACGACGGCGACCGGGTGA
- a CDS encoding APC family permease: MSERSGTSGTGTADRDGGDGRDLRRNLGFRDLVVYGLLFIAPMAPVGVFGTLDAKSHGAVALVYLVATVAMAFTAFSYAQMVRVIPQAGSVFAYARAGLGEGAGFIAGWMAALDYVLIPAVAYLFSGIAMNELVPGVSRWVWTALAVVITTLLNLWGVRAAARVGFLVLAMEIAVLLVFVVAALAVLARDGAERGWLSPLTGDGSQGAFALSAVIGAVSVAVLSYLGFDAIATFAEEATGGSHRVARALLFCLALAGLLFVAQTYLVALLEPVPSALLAAEPERQGSAFYDAVEASVGTWLQDLVAVSKAIGAAFAALAGQAAAGRLLFAMGRDRRLPRALARTSSGVPRVALLCAAVITLVAAVWAARRDDGLDHLVSVVDIGALTAFTLLHASVVGWFAVRRRGAAVSWWRHVLLPVVGAVITVAVIVEASGTAQMVGGLWLAAGLVVLVVQSRGRGRGPAGAG; this comes from the coding sequence ATGTCCGAGAGGTCGGGGACGTCCGGGACCGGCACGGCGGACCGGGACGGCGGTGACGGCCGGGACCTGCGGCGGAACCTCGGCTTCCGGGATCTGGTCGTCTACGGGCTGCTGTTCATCGCGCCGATGGCGCCGGTCGGCGTCTTCGGCACGCTGGACGCCAAGTCGCACGGCGCGGTGGCGCTGGTCTACCTCGTCGCGACCGTCGCGATGGCGTTCACCGCGTTCAGTTACGCCCAGATGGTGCGGGTGATCCCCCAGGCGGGCTCGGTGTTCGCCTACGCGCGCGCGGGGCTGGGCGAGGGGGCCGGATTCATCGCCGGCTGGATGGCCGCGCTGGACTACGTCCTGATCCCAGCCGTCGCCTATCTCTTCTCCGGGATCGCGATGAACGAGCTGGTCCCGGGGGTGTCGCGGTGGGTGTGGACGGCGCTGGCGGTGGTGATCACGACCCTGCTGAACCTGTGGGGCGTGCGGGCGGCGGCCCGCGTGGGCTTCCTGGTGCTCGCCATGGAGATCGCCGTCCTGCTGGTGTTCGTCGTCGCGGCGCTGGCCGTGCTCGCCCGCGACGGCGCCGAGCGGGGCTGGCTGTCGCCGCTGACCGGGGACGGCTCGCAGGGGGCCTTCGCGCTGTCGGCGGTGATCGGCGCGGTGTCGGTGGCGGTCCTGTCGTACCTGGGCTTCGACGCGATCGCGACGTTCGCGGAGGAGGCCACCGGCGGGTCGCACCGGGTGGCGCGGGCGCTGCTGTTCTGCCTGGCACTGGCGGGGCTGCTGTTCGTGGCGCAGACGTATCTGGTGGCGCTGCTGGAACCGGTGCCGTCGGCGCTGCTGGCGGCGGAGCCGGAGCGGCAGGGGTCGGCGTTCTACGACGCCGTGGAGGCGTCGGTGGGGACGTGGCTGCAGGATCTGGTGGCGGTGAGCAAGGCGATCGGCGCCGCGTTCGCGGCGCTGGCCGGGCAGGCGGCGGCCGGGCGGCTGCTCTTCGCGATGGGGCGTGACCGCCGGCTGCCGCGGGCGCTGGCGCGCACCTCCTCCGGGGTGCCGCGGGTGGCGCTGCTGTGCGCGGCCGTGATCACCCTGGTGGCGGCGGTGTGGGCGGCGCGCCGCGACGACGGCCTGGACCATCTGGTGTCGGTGGTGGACATCGGCGCGCTGACCGCGTTCACGCTGCTGCACGCGAGCGTGGTGGGCTGGTTCGCGGTGCGGCGCCGGGGTGCGGCGGTGAGCTGGTGGCGGCATGTGCTGCTGCCCGTGGTGGGCGCGGTGATCACCGTGGCCGTGATCGTGGAGGCGTCCGGGACGGCCCAGATGGTGGGTGGCCTCTGGCTGGCGGCCGGGCTGGTGGTGCTGGTGGTGCAGAGCCGCGGGCGGGGGCGGGGCCCGGCCGGCGCGGGGTGA
- a CDS encoding 4-hydroxy-3-methylbut-2-enyl diphosphate reductase, which yields MVPMTASPGRRVLLAAPRGYCAGVDRAVIAVEKALEQYGAPIYVRHEIVHNKYVVQTLEKKGAVFVERTEEVPPGNIVMFSAHGVAPVVHEEAERGRLATIDATCPLVTKVHKEAVRFAKEDYDILLIGHEGHEEVIGTSGEAPDHIQLVDGPGDVAKVEVRDPSKVVWLSQTTLSVDETMETVDALKEKFPQLLSPPSDDICYATQNRQLAVKQMGAEADLVIVVGSRNSSNSKRLVEVAKQAGARAAYLVDFADEIDETWLEGVATVGVTSGASVPEVLVEQVLEWLARRGFEDVEIVKAAEESITFSLPKELRRDLRDEAAALVAERGGAGASGAE from the coding sequence ATGGTTCCCATGACTGCTTCGCCTGGCCGCCGTGTCCTGCTCGCCGCCCCCCGGGGCTACTGCGCGGGTGTGGACCGCGCCGTGATCGCCGTCGAGAAGGCCCTGGAGCAGTACGGGGCCCCGATCTACGTCCGGCACGAGATCGTCCACAACAAGTACGTCGTGCAGACGCTGGAGAAGAAGGGCGCCGTCTTCGTCGAGCGCACCGAAGAGGTCCCCCCGGGGAACATCGTGATGTTCTCCGCCCACGGCGTGGCCCCCGTCGTCCACGAGGAGGCCGAGCGCGGCCGGCTGGCCACCATCGACGCGACCTGCCCCCTGGTCACCAAGGTCCACAAGGAGGCCGTCCGCTTCGCCAAGGAGGACTACGACATCCTCCTGATCGGCCACGAGGGGCACGAGGAGGTCATCGGCACCTCCGGCGAGGCCCCCGACCACATCCAGCTCGTCGACGGCCCCGGCGACGTGGCCAAGGTCGAGGTCCGCGACCCCTCCAAGGTGGTCTGGCTCTCGCAGACGACGCTGTCCGTCGACGAGACCATGGAGACCGTCGACGCGCTGAAGGAGAAGTTCCCCCAGCTCCTCTCCCCGCCCAGCGACGACATCTGCTACGCCACGCAGAACCGCCAGCTCGCGGTGAAGCAGATGGGTGCCGAGGCCGATCTGGTGATCGTCGTCGGCTCCCGCAACTCCTCCAACTCCAAGCGCCTCGTCGAGGTCGCCAAGCAGGCCGGCGCCCGCGCCGCGTACCTGGTGGACTTCGCCGACGAGATCGACGAGACCTGGCTGGAGGGCGTCGCCACCGTCGGTGTCACCTCCGGTGCCTCGGTCCCGGAGGTCCTGGTCGAGCAGGTGCTGGAGTGGCTCGCCCGGCGCGGTTTCGAGGACGTGGAGATCGTCAAGGCCGCCGAGGAGTCCATCACCTTCTCGCTGCCCAAGGAGCTCCGCCGCGACCTGCGCGACGAGGCGGCGGCGCTGGTGGCCGAGCGGGGCGGCGCCGGCGCGTCCGGCGCCGAGTGA
- the xseA gene encoding exodeoxyribonuclease VII large subunit: MAVNTTPESPLPVGEVSRLIGGWIDRLGAVWVEGQITQLSRRPGAGVVFLTLRDPSYDISVSVTCYRQVFDAVADVVGEGARVVVHAKPEWYAPRGQLSLRAAEIKPVGVGELLARLEQLKKSLAREGLFAPERKKPLPFLPHLVGLVCGRASAAERDVLENARHRWPAVRFEVRNVAVQGVHAVPQVVQAVKELDGIDEVDVIIVARGGGSVEDLLPFSDEQLVRAVAACRTPVVSAIGHEPDTPLLDYVADVRASTPTDAAKKVVPDVGEEYERVRLLRDRARRCVRALVEREERGLAHALARPSVQDPHRMIDERAEQVASLLDRGRRSLRHHLDRADSELTHTHARVVALSPAATLKRGYAVLQRADGHAVRDPGEVAAGEALRARVAEGEFSVRVDA, from the coding sequence ATGGCTGTGAACACGACTCCCGAGTCCCCCCTGCCCGTCGGTGAGGTGTCACGGCTCATCGGGGGGTGGATCGACCGGCTCGGCGCGGTGTGGGTCGAGGGGCAGATCACGCAGTTGTCGCGGCGGCCGGGCGCGGGCGTGGTGTTCCTGACGCTGCGCGACCCGTCGTACGACATCTCGGTCAGCGTGACCTGCTACCGGCAGGTGTTCGACGCGGTCGCCGACGTGGTGGGCGAGGGCGCCCGGGTCGTCGTGCACGCCAAGCCGGAGTGGTACGCCCCGCGCGGGCAGCTCTCGCTGCGGGCCGCCGAGATCAAGCCCGTGGGGGTCGGCGAGCTGCTGGCCCGCCTGGAGCAGCTCAAGAAGTCGCTCGCGCGCGAGGGCCTGTTCGCGCCCGAGCGCAAGAAGCCGCTGCCGTTTCTGCCCCACCTCGTCGGGCTGGTGTGCGGGCGTGCCTCGGCGGCCGAGCGGGACGTGCTGGAGAACGCGCGCCACCGCTGGCCGGCGGTCCGCTTCGAGGTGCGCAACGTGGCCGTGCAGGGTGTGCACGCGGTGCCGCAGGTCGTGCAGGCCGTGAAGGAGCTGGACGGGATCGACGAGGTCGACGTGATCATCGTCGCGCGCGGCGGGGGCAGCGTGGAGGACCTGCTGCCGTTCTCCGACGAGCAGCTGGTGCGCGCGGTGGCGGCGTGCCGTACGCCGGTGGTGTCGGCGATCGGGCACGAGCCGGACACCCCCCTGCTGGACTACGTGGCGGATGTGCGCGCCTCGACCCCCACCGACGCGGCGAAGAAGGTGGTGCCGGACGTCGGGGAGGAGTACGAGCGCGTGCGGCTGCTGCGCGACCGGGCGCGGCGCTGTGTGCGGGCGCTGGTCGAGCGGGAGGAGCGGGGGCTGGCCCACGCGCTCGCGCGGCCCTCGGTGCAGGACCCGCACCGGATGATCGACGAGCGGGCCGAGCAGGTGGCGTCCCTGCTCGACCGGGGCCGGCGCAGCCTGCGGCACCATCTGGACCGCGCCGACTCCGAGCTGACGCACACGCACGCGCGCGTGGTGGCCCTCTCCCCCGCCGCGACCCTCAAGCGGGGGTACGCGGTGCTCCAGCGGGCCGACGGGCACGCCGTGCGCGACCCGGGCGAGGTGGCGGCCGGGGAGGCGCTGCGCGCGCGGGTTGCCGAGGGCGAGTTCTCCGTACGAGTCGACGCATAA